In a genomic window of Epinephelus fuscoguttatus linkage group LG23, E.fuscoguttatus.final_Chr_v1:
- the gigyf1a gene encoding GRB10-interacting GYF protein 1 isoform X3: MTAETLNFGPEWLRALSSGGSVTSPPPSPAMPKYKLAEYRYGREEMLALYIKDNKVPEDMQDKEFAAILQDEPMQPLALVPLTEEEQRNFSMSVNSVAVLRLMGKGVGGAAPAGVVRGRGATRGGRGRGRGEGGFYQRSIEDAEVGFGRSVREIHRSQSWDDRGERRFEKPLRREVGRPGFEETGGPAGPGRKEHTRADSDNWRILREEQEEEEGAEPGTNWRIAGPRRDDGGPRSAGWRDHTGPGESRRRKFDFDFRDSEGHGGGRRRAGSEGLEDDRDGLPEWCTDEEDGEMGTFDSSGAFMPLKKGGKETILEEELEFKGIEEEEEEESFADMEGNSAEGDKDKENKDAGSAVGDGETKPASPSSSPTAPQHCTPPSLEPRPSNAGPAVDNPQLSNSHPVKANSTPSEDMAPAGGSKAQLSPGAPASSSLPPPPPSSAAPLLPPPGGDAEDDEGMKHLQQEAEKMVASLQDTSLEEECFTQALQQQQESRNTAAALPLSHEAAMKWFYKDPQGEIQGPFTTVEMCEWFQAGYFTMTLLVKRGCDEGFQPLGDVIKMWGRVPFAPGPSPPPLLGNLDQDRLKKQQELAAAALYQQLQQQQLFQLINRCSEQGMMPSMNRSMSVPDTGSMWDMHTSASQPSGGEASLWDITMNPSTQGPTLEQLQKLQQERRDAELRAKREEEEQRKRREEKRRQQEEQKRREEEELFRRKQCRQQQELIMKLLQQAPQQQGPGAGSSGWSGAPSSGLSKAGKPPALALLEMQQEAERLLKQQQQQRAQQQRDRHSGMSMGSSSMGGQWVDGVGMWGGGMEGKGGSGSSSGSMGMWDEAVKNQSGLRGNSNNNMGLKNSRSSPSLSDQYMMRRKRTDEEEKLLKLLQGMKPQDGFTTWCEQMLHALNTSANNSSSSLDVATIVAYLKEVESPYAVLDFIRSYLGDTVEAKEFAKQFLERRAKQKANQQRQQQQLSKEVAGLNMNFPLQDSMRGMNPSALQSMFQASHMGKAGLYDNQGGKMKKKQPMMLHSDPSILGYSFHNTGECLSLNEMEMVEDY, encoded by the exons ATGACTGCTGAGACTCTTAACTTCGGCCCAGAATG GCTCCGTGCACTGTCCAGTGGGGGGAGTGTGACGTCCCCCCCTCCTTCCCCCGCCATGCCAAAGTACAAGCTGGCCGAGTACCGCTACGGCCGAGAGGAGATGTTAGCACTTTATATCAAAGACAACAAG gtCCCAGAGGACATGCAGGATAAGGAGTTTGCTGCTATTCTGCAAGATGAGCCCATGCAGCCACTGGCACTGGTGCCTCTCACTGAGGAGGAGCAG AGGAACTTCTCCATGTCTGTGAACAGTGTGGCGGTGCTGAGGCTCATGGGAAAAGGGGTGGGCGGGGCCGCCCCAGCTGGAGTGGTCCGAGGACGAGGGGCCACACGAGGCGGTCGAG GACGAGGTCGTGGTGAAGGTGGATTCTACCAAAGAAGTATTGAAGATGCGGAGGTGGGTTTTGGCCGCAGCGTCCGAGAGATACACCGCAGCCAGAGCTGGGATGACCG GGGCGAGCGTCGATTTGAGAAACCGCTGCGGCGGGAGGTGGGGCGTCCTGGCTTTGAAGAGACTGGAGGTCCCGCGGGTCCAGGGAGGAAGGAGCACACAAGGGCTGACAGCGATAACTGGCGCATCCTCcgggaggagcaggaggaggaggagggggcggaGCCTGGCACCAACTGGAGAATTGCTGGACCCCGCAGGGATG ATGGTGGTCCTCGCTCAGCAGGCTGGCGGGACCATACCGGTCCAGGTGAGAGTCGTCGGAGGAAGTTTGATTTTGATTTCCGGGACTCTGAGGGCCACGGTGGTGGCCGCCGGCGTGCAGGCAGCGAGGGACTGGAGGACGACAGGGACGGCCTGCCCGAGTGGTGTACagatgaggaggatggagagaTGGGCACATTTGACTCCTCTGGAGCTTTTATGCCTTTGAAG AAGGGTGGCAAGGAGACAATCCTGGAGGAGGAGTTGGAGTTTAAGGggatagaggaggaggaggaagaggagagctTTGCTGACATGGAGGGGAACAGTGCCGAAGGAGACAAAGACAAGG AGAATAAAGATGCTGGCTCTGCTGTAGGGGATGGCGAGACGAAGCCAGCGTCACCATCCTCCTCGCCTACGGCTCCCCAACACTGCACCCCTCCATCCCTGGAGCCTCGGCCCAGCAACGCTGGCCCAGCGGTGGACAACCCCCAGCTGAGCAACAGCCACCCTGTTAAGGCCAACAGCACGCCTAGTGAAG acATGGCTCCGGCAGGGGGCTCCAAGGCCCAGCTGAGCCCCGGCGCCCCTGCCTCCTCCAGTCTGCCTCCCCCACCcccttcctctgctgctcctctcctccctccacctGGAGGAGACGCAGAGGACGATGAGGGCATGAAGCACCTGCAGCAG gaggcaGAGAAGATGGTGGCATCACTGCAGGACACTTCTTTGGAGGAGGAGTGTTTCACCcaggctctgcagcagcagcaggagagcaggaacacagcagctgctctgCCGCTGTCACATGAGGCTGCCATGAAGTGGTTCTACAAGGACCCGCAGGGAGAGATCCAGG GTCCATTCACCACAGTGGAGATGTGCGAGTGGTTCCAGGCTGGCTACTTCACCATGACCCTGCTGGTGAAGCGGGGGTGCGACGAGGGCTTCCAGCCCCTGGGGGACGTCATCAAGATGTGGGGCCGCGTGCCGTTCGCCCCGGGGCCCTCCCCGCCGCCCCTGCTG GGAAACCTGGACCAGGATCGCCTGAAAAAGCAACAGgagctggcagcagcagctctttatCAGCAgctccaacagcagcagctattCCAGCTCATTAACAG GTGCAGTGAGCAGGGTATGATGCCTTCGATGAACAGGTCGATGTCAGTGCCAGATACAGGGTCCATGTGGGACATGCATACCTCAGCTTCACAGCCGTCAG GCGGTGAAGCCAGTCTTTGGGACATAACAATGAATCCTTCTACTCAGGGTCCAACTCTCGAACAGCTTCAGAAG CTCCAGCAGGAGAGGCGAGACGCTGAACTCAGGGCGAAGcgtgaagaggaggagcagcgtaagaggagggaggagaaaaggaggcaacaggaggagcagaagaggagggaggaggaggagctctTTAGACGCAAGCAG TGTCGCCAGCAGCAGGAACTGATCATGAAGTTGCTGCAGCAGGCCCCCCAGCAGCAGGGTCCTGGGGCAGGCAGCTCAGGCTGGAGTGGGGCTCCCTCCTCTGGGCTATCCAAGGCAGGAAAGCCACCAGCTCTGgctctgctggaaatgcagcaggaggcagagaggctcctgaagcagcagcagcagcagagagcccagcagcagagagacCGC CACTCCGGCATGTCAATGGGGAGCTCCTCCATGGGAGGGCAGTGGGTGGATGGTGTTGGCATGTGGGGCGGAGGCATGGAGGGTAAGGGTGGCAGTGGAAGCTCTTCAGGCAGCATGGGCATGTGGGACGAGGCTGTGAAGAACCAGTCCGGCCTCCGtggcaacagcaacaacaacatgggCTTGAAGAACAGCCGCAGCAGCCCCTCACTCAG TGATCAGTACATGATGCGGCGTAAGCGGACTGATGAGGAGGAGAAgctgctgaagctgctgcaggGCATGAAGCCTCAGGACGGCTTCACTACCTGGTGTGAACAGATGCTGCACGCTCTCAACACCTCTGCCaacaactcctcctcctctctggatG ttgCCACTATTGTGGCATACCTGAAGGAGGTGGAGTCTCCCTATGCAGTACTGGACTTCATCCGGTCCTACCTAGGGGACACAGTGGAAGCCAAAGAGTTCGCCAAACAGTTTCTGGAGCGACGTGCCAAACAGAAAGCCAACcaacagagacagcagcagcag TTATCAAAGGAGGTGGCTGGACTGAACATGAACTTCCCTCTGCAG gACTCAATGCGAGGTATGAATCCAAGCGCCCTGCAGTCCATGTTTCAAGCCAGCCACATGGGCAAGGCTGGTCTCTATGACAACCAGGGGGGAAAGATGAAGAAGAAACAGCCCATGATGCTGCACTCTGACCCCAGCATCTTAG GGTACTCATTCCACAACACGGGCGAGTGTCTGAGCCTGAATGAGATGGAGATGGTGGAGGATTACTGA
- the gigyf1a gene encoding GRB10-interacting GYF protein 1 isoform X2, translated as MTAETLNFGPEWLRALSSGGSVTSPPPSPAMPKYKLAEYRYGREEMLALYIKDNKVPEDMQDKEFAAILQDEPMQPLALVPLTEEEQRNFSMSVNSVAVLRLMGKGVGGAAPAGVVRGRGATRGGRGRGRGEGGFYQRSIEDAEVGFGRSVREIHRSQSWDDRGERRFEKPLRREVGRPGFEETGGPAGPGRKEHTRADSDNWRILREEQEEEEGAEPGTNWRIAGPRRDDGGPRSAGWRDHTGPGESRRRKFDFDFRDSEGHGGGRRRAGSEGLEDDRDGLPEWCTDEEDGEMGTFDSSGAFMPLKKGGKETILEEELEFKGIEEEEEEESFADMEGNSAEGDKDKENKDAGSAVGDGETKPASPSSSPTAPQHCTPPSLEPRPSNAGPAVDNPQLSNSHPVKANSTPSEDMAPAGGSKAQLSPGAPASSSLPPPPPSSAAPLLPPPGGDAEDDEGMKHLQQEAEKMVASLQDTSLEEECFTQALQQQQESRNTAAALPLSHEAAMKWFYKDPQGEIQGPFTTVEMCEWFQAGYFTMTLLVKRGCDEGFQPLGDVIKMWGRVPFAPGPSPPPLLVRQPPPTQRPQPNRGPAGTGNLDQDRLKKQQELAAAALYQQLQQQQLFQLINRCSEQGMMPSMNRSMSVPDTGSMWDMHTSASQPSGGEASLWDITMNPSTQGPTLEQLQKLQQERRDAELRAKREEEEQRKRREEKRRQQEEQKRREEEELFRRKQCRQQQELIMKLLQQAPQQQGPGAGSSGWSGAPSSGLSKAGKPPALALLEMQQEAERLLKQQQQQRAQQQRDRHSGMSMGSSSMGGQWVDGVGMWGGGMEGKGGSGSSSGSMGMWDEAVKNQSGLRGNSNNNMGLKNSRSSPSLSDQYMMRRKRTDEEEKLLKLLQGMKPQDGFTTWCEQMLHALNTSANNSSSSLDVATIVAYLKEVESPYAVLDFIRSYLGDTVEAKEFAKQFLERRAKQKANQQRQQQQLSKEVAGLNMNFPLQDSMRGMNPSALQSMFQASHMGKAGLYDNQGGKMKKKQPMMLHSDPSILGYSFHNTGECLSLNEMEMVEDY; from the exons ATGACTGCTGAGACTCTTAACTTCGGCCCAGAATG GCTCCGTGCACTGTCCAGTGGGGGGAGTGTGACGTCCCCCCCTCCTTCCCCCGCCATGCCAAAGTACAAGCTGGCCGAGTACCGCTACGGCCGAGAGGAGATGTTAGCACTTTATATCAAAGACAACAAG gtCCCAGAGGACATGCAGGATAAGGAGTTTGCTGCTATTCTGCAAGATGAGCCCATGCAGCCACTGGCACTGGTGCCTCTCACTGAGGAGGAGCAG AGGAACTTCTCCATGTCTGTGAACAGTGTGGCGGTGCTGAGGCTCATGGGAAAAGGGGTGGGCGGGGCCGCCCCAGCTGGAGTGGTCCGAGGACGAGGGGCCACACGAGGCGGTCGAG GACGAGGTCGTGGTGAAGGTGGATTCTACCAAAGAAGTATTGAAGATGCGGAGGTGGGTTTTGGCCGCAGCGTCCGAGAGATACACCGCAGCCAGAGCTGGGATGACCG GGGCGAGCGTCGATTTGAGAAACCGCTGCGGCGGGAGGTGGGGCGTCCTGGCTTTGAAGAGACTGGAGGTCCCGCGGGTCCAGGGAGGAAGGAGCACACAAGGGCTGACAGCGATAACTGGCGCATCCTCcgggaggagcaggaggaggaggagggggcggaGCCTGGCACCAACTGGAGAATTGCTGGACCCCGCAGGGATG ATGGTGGTCCTCGCTCAGCAGGCTGGCGGGACCATACCGGTCCAGGTGAGAGTCGTCGGAGGAAGTTTGATTTTGATTTCCGGGACTCTGAGGGCCACGGTGGTGGCCGCCGGCGTGCAGGCAGCGAGGGACTGGAGGACGACAGGGACGGCCTGCCCGAGTGGTGTACagatgaggaggatggagagaTGGGCACATTTGACTCCTCTGGAGCTTTTATGCCTTTGAAG AAGGGTGGCAAGGAGACAATCCTGGAGGAGGAGTTGGAGTTTAAGGggatagaggaggaggaggaagaggagagctTTGCTGACATGGAGGGGAACAGTGCCGAAGGAGACAAAGACAAGG AGAATAAAGATGCTGGCTCTGCTGTAGGGGATGGCGAGACGAAGCCAGCGTCACCATCCTCCTCGCCTACGGCTCCCCAACACTGCACCCCTCCATCCCTGGAGCCTCGGCCCAGCAACGCTGGCCCAGCGGTGGACAACCCCCAGCTGAGCAACAGCCACCCTGTTAAGGCCAACAGCACGCCTAGTGAAG acATGGCTCCGGCAGGGGGCTCCAAGGCCCAGCTGAGCCCCGGCGCCCCTGCCTCCTCCAGTCTGCCTCCCCCACCcccttcctctgctgctcctctcctccctccacctGGAGGAGACGCAGAGGACGATGAGGGCATGAAGCACCTGCAGCAG gaggcaGAGAAGATGGTGGCATCACTGCAGGACACTTCTTTGGAGGAGGAGTGTTTCACCcaggctctgcagcagcagcaggagagcaggaacacagcagctgctctgCCGCTGTCACATGAGGCTGCCATGAAGTGGTTCTACAAGGACCCGCAGGGAGAGATCCAGG GTCCATTCACCACAGTGGAGATGTGCGAGTGGTTCCAGGCTGGCTACTTCACCATGACCCTGCTGGTGAAGCGGGGGTGCGACGAGGGCTTCCAGCCCCTGGGGGACGTCATCAAGATGTGGGGCCGCGTGCCGTTCGCCCCGGGGCCCTCCCCGCCGCCCCTGCTGGTGAGACAGCCACCACCAACGCAGCGCCCGCAGCCCAACCGGGGGCCCGCCGGGACT GGAAACCTGGACCAGGATCGCCTGAAAAAGCAACAGgagctggcagcagcagctctttatCAGCAgctccaacagcagcagctattCCAGCTCATTAACAG GTGCAGTGAGCAGGGTATGATGCCTTCGATGAACAGGTCGATGTCAGTGCCAGATACAGGGTCCATGTGGGACATGCATACCTCAGCTTCACAGCCGTCAG GCGGTGAAGCCAGTCTTTGGGACATAACAATGAATCCTTCTACTCAGGGTCCAACTCTCGAACAGCTTCAGAAG CTCCAGCAGGAGAGGCGAGACGCTGAACTCAGGGCGAAGcgtgaagaggaggagcagcgtaagaggagggaggagaaaaggaggcaacaggaggagcagaagaggagggaggaggaggagctctTTAGACGCAAGCAG TGTCGCCAGCAGCAGGAACTGATCATGAAGTTGCTGCAGCAGGCCCCCCAGCAGCAGGGTCCTGGGGCAGGCAGCTCAGGCTGGAGTGGGGCTCCCTCCTCTGGGCTATCCAAGGCAGGAAAGCCACCAGCTCTGgctctgctggaaatgcagcaggaggcagagaggctcctgaagcagcagcagcagcagagagcccagcagcagagagacCGC CACTCCGGCATGTCAATGGGGAGCTCCTCCATGGGAGGGCAGTGGGTGGATGGTGTTGGCATGTGGGGCGGAGGCATGGAGGGTAAGGGTGGCAGTGGAAGCTCTTCAGGCAGCATGGGCATGTGGGACGAGGCTGTGAAGAACCAGTCCGGCCTCCGtggcaacagcaacaacaacatgggCTTGAAGAACAGCCGCAGCAGCCCCTCACTCAG TGATCAGTACATGATGCGGCGTAAGCGGACTGATGAGGAGGAGAAgctgctgaagctgctgcaggGCATGAAGCCTCAGGACGGCTTCACTACCTGGTGTGAACAGATGCTGCACGCTCTCAACACCTCTGCCaacaactcctcctcctctctggatG ttgCCACTATTGTGGCATACCTGAAGGAGGTGGAGTCTCCCTATGCAGTACTGGACTTCATCCGGTCCTACCTAGGGGACACAGTGGAAGCCAAAGAGTTCGCCAAACAGTTTCTGGAGCGACGTGCCAAACAGAAAGCCAACcaacagagacagcagcagcag TTATCAAAGGAGGTGGCTGGACTGAACATGAACTTCCCTCTGCAG gACTCAATGCGAGGTATGAATCCAAGCGCCCTGCAGTCCATGTTTCAAGCCAGCCACATGGGCAAGGCTGGTCTCTATGACAACCAGGGGGGAAAGATGAAGAAGAAACAGCCCATGATGCTGCACTCTGACCCCAGCATCTTAG GGTACTCATTCCACAACACGGGCGAGTGTCTGAGCCTGAATGAGATGGAGATGGTGGAGGATTACTGA
- the gigyf1a gene encoding GRB10-interacting GYF protein 1 isoform X1, whose amino-acid sequence MTAETLNFGPEWLRALSSGGSVTSPPPSPAMPKYKLAEYRYGREEMLALYIKDNKVPEDMQDKEFAAILQDEPMQPLALVPLTEEEQRNFSMSVNSVAVLRLMGKGVGGAAPAGVVRGRGATRGGRGRGRGEGGFYQRSIEDAEVGFGRSVREIHRSQSWDDRGERRFEKPLRREVGRPGFEETGGPAGPGRKEHTRADSDNWRILREEQEEEEGAEPGTNWRIAGPRRDDGGPRSAGWRDHTGPGESRRRKFDFDFRDSEGHGGGRRRAGSEGLEDDRDGLPEWCTDEEDGEMGTFDSSGAFMPLKKGGKETILEEELEFKGIEEEEEEESFADMEGNSAEGDKDKENKDAGSAVGDGETKPASPSSSPTAPQHCTPPSLEPRPSNAGPAVDNPQLSNSHPVKANSTPSEDMAPAGGSKAQLSPGAPASSSLPPPPPSSAAPLLPPPGGDAEDDEGMKHLQQEAEKMVASLQDTSLEEECFTQALQQQQESRNTAAALPLSHEAAMKWFYKDPQGEIQGPFTTVEMCEWFQAGYFTMTLLVKRGCDEGFQPLGDVIKMWGRVPFAPGPSPPPLLVRQPPPTQRPQPNRGPAGTVSQSSANVEDGEGRMQRRGKIDRQVTGNLDQDRLKKQQELAAAALYQQLQQQQLFQLINRCSEQGMMPSMNRSMSVPDTGSMWDMHTSASQPSGGEASLWDITMNPSTQGPTLEQLQKLQQERRDAELRAKREEEEQRKRREEKRRQQEEQKRREEEELFRRKQCRQQQELIMKLLQQAPQQQGPGAGSSGWSGAPSSGLSKAGKPPALALLEMQQEAERLLKQQQQQRAQQQRDRHSGMSMGSSSMGGQWVDGVGMWGGGMEGKGGSGSSSGSMGMWDEAVKNQSGLRGNSNNNMGLKNSRSSPSLSDQYMMRRKRTDEEEKLLKLLQGMKPQDGFTTWCEQMLHALNTSANNSSSSLDVATIVAYLKEVESPYAVLDFIRSYLGDTVEAKEFAKQFLERRAKQKANQQRQQQQLSKEVAGLNMNFPLQDSMRGMNPSALQSMFQASHMGKAGLYDNQGGKMKKKQPMMLHSDPSILGYSFHNTGECLSLNEMEMVEDY is encoded by the exons ATGACTGCTGAGACTCTTAACTTCGGCCCAGAATG GCTCCGTGCACTGTCCAGTGGGGGGAGTGTGACGTCCCCCCCTCCTTCCCCCGCCATGCCAAAGTACAAGCTGGCCGAGTACCGCTACGGCCGAGAGGAGATGTTAGCACTTTATATCAAAGACAACAAG gtCCCAGAGGACATGCAGGATAAGGAGTTTGCTGCTATTCTGCAAGATGAGCCCATGCAGCCACTGGCACTGGTGCCTCTCACTGAGGAGGAGCAG AGGAACTTCTCCATGTCTGTGAACAGTGTGGCGGTGCTGAGGCTCATGGGAAAAGGGGTGGGCGGGGCCGCCCCAGCTGGAGTGGTCCGAGGACGAGGGGCCACACGAGGCGGTCGAG GACGAGGTCGTGGTGAAGGTGGATTCTACCAAAGAAGTATTGAAGATGCGGAGGTGGGTTTTGGCCGCAGCGTCCGAGAGATACACCGCAGCCAGAGCTGGGATGACCG GGGCGAGCGTCGATTTGAGAAACCGCTGCGGCGGGAGGTGGGGCGTCCTGGCTTTGAAGAGACTGGAGGTCCCGCGGGTCCAGGGAGGAAGGAGCACACAAGGGCTGACAGCGATAACTGGCGCATCCTCcgggaggagcaggaggaggaggagggggcggaGCCTGGCACCAACTGGAGAATTGCTGGACCCCGCAGGGATG ATGGTGGTCCTCGCTCAGCAGGCTGGCGGGACCATACCGGTCCAGGTGAGAGTCGTCGGAGGAAGTTTGATTTTGATTTCCGGGACTCTGAGGGCCACGGTGGTGGCCGCCGGCGTGCAGGCAGCGAGGGACTGGAGGACGACAGGGACGGCCTGCCCGAGTGGTGTACagatgaggaggatggagagaTGGGCACATTTGACTCCTCTGGAGCTTTTATGCCTTTGAAG AAGGGTGGCAAGGAGACAATCCTGGAGGAGGAGTTGGAGTTTAAGGggatagaggaggaggaggaagaggagagctTTGCTGACATGGAGGGGAACAGTGCCGAAGGAGACAAAGACAAGG AGAATAAAGATGCTGGCTCTGCTGTAGGGGATGGCGAGACGAAGCCAGCGTCACCATCCTCCTCGCCTACGGCTCCCCAACACTGCACCCCTCCATCCCTGGAGCCTCGGCCCAGCAACGCTGGCCCAGCGGTGGACAACCCCCAGCTGAGCAACAGCCACCCTGTTAAGGCCAACAGCACGCCTAGTGAAG acATGGCTCCGGCAGGGGGCTCCAAGGCCCAGCTGAGCCCCGGCGCCCCTGCCTCCTCCAGTCTGCCTCCCCCACCcccttcctctgctgctcctctcctccctccacctGGAGGAGACGCAGAGGACGATGAGGGCATGAAGCACCTGCAGCAG gaggcaGAGAAGATGGTGGCATCACTGCAGGACACTTCTTTGGAGGAGGAGTGTTTCACCcaggctctgcagcagcagcaggagagcaggaacacagcagctgctctgCCGCTGTCACATGAGGCTGCCATGAAGTGGTTCTACAAGGACCCGCAGGGAGAGATCCAGG GTCCATTCACCACAGTGGAGATGTGCGAGTGGTTCCAGGCTGGCTACTTCACCATGACCCTGCTGGTGAAGCGGGGGTGCGACGAGGGCTTCCAGCCCCTGGGGGACGTCATCAAGATGTGGGGCCGCGTGCCGTTCGCCCCGGGGCCCTCCCCGCCGCCCCTGCTGGTGAGACAGCCACCACCAACGCAGCGCCCGCAGCCCAACCGGGGGCCCGCCGGGACTGTGAGTCAGAGCTCAGCCAACGTAGAGGATGGGGAGGGGAGGAtgcagaggagagggaagatTGATAGACAGGTTACG GGAAACCTGGACCAGGATCGCCTGAAAAAGCAACAGgagctggcagcagcagctctttatCAGCAgctccaacagcagcagctattCCAGCTCATTAACAG GTGCAGTGAGCAGGGTATGATGCCTTCGATGAACAGGTCGATGTCAGTGCCAGATACAGGGTCCATGTGGGACATGCATACCTCAGCTTCACAGCCGTCAG GCGGTGAAGCCAGTCTTTGGGACATAACAATGAATCCTTCTACTCAGGGTCCAACTCTCGAACAGCTTCAGAAG CTCCAGCAGGAGAGGCGAGACGCTGAACTCAGGGCGAAGcgtgaagaggaggagcagcgtaagaggagggaggagaaaaggaggcaacaggaggagcagaagaggagggaggaggaggagctctTTAGACGCAAGCAG TGTCGCCAGCAGCAGGAACTGATCATGAAGTTGCTGCAGCAGGCCCCCCAGCAGCAGGGTCCTGGGGCAGGCAGCTCAGGCTGGAGTGGGGCTCCCTCCTCTGGGCTATCCAAGGCAGGAAAGCCACCAGCTCTGgctctgctggaaatgcagcaggaggcagagaggctcctgaagcagcagcagcagcagagagcccagcagcagagagacCGC CACTCCGGCATGTCAATGGGGAGCTCCTCCATGGGAGGGCAGTGGGTGGATGGTGTTGGCATGTGGGGCGGAGGCATGGAGGGTAAGGGTGGCAGTGGAAGCTCTTCAGGCAGCATGGGCATGTGGGACGAGGCTGTGAAGAACCAGTCCGGCCTCCGtggcaacagcaacaacaacatgggCTTGAAGAACAGCCGCAGCAGCCCCTCACTCAG TGATCAGTACATGATGCGGCGTAAGCGGACTGATGAGGAGGAGAAgctgctgaagctgctgcaggGCATGAAGCCTCAGGACGGCTTCACTACCTGGTGTGAACAGATGCTGCACGCTCTCAACACCTCTGCCaacaactcctcctcctctctggatG ttgCCACTATTGTGGCATACCTGAAGGAGGTGGAGTCTCCCTATGCAGTACTGGACTTCATCCGGTCCTACCTAGGGGACACAGTGGAAGCCAAAGAGTTCGCCAAACAGTTTCTGGAGCGACGTGCCAAACAGAAAGCCAACcaacagagacagcagcagcag TTATCAAAGGAGGTGGCTGGACTGAACATGAACTTCCCTCTGCAG gACTCAATGCGAGGTATGAATCCAAGCGCCCTGCAGTCCATGTTTCAAGCCAGCCACATGGGCAAGGCTGGTCTCTATGACAACCAGGGGGGAAAGATGAAGAAGAAACAGCCCATGATGCTGCACTCTGACCCCAGCATCTTAG GGTACTCATTCCACAACACGGGCGAGTGTCTGAGCCTGAATGAGATGGAGATGGTGGAGGATTACTGA